From the Thermovirga lienii DSM 17291 genome, one window contains:
- a CDS encoding ornithine carbamoyltransferase (PFAM: Aspartate/ornithine carbamoyltransferase, carbamoyl-P binding domain; Aspartate/ornithine carbamoyltransferase, Asp/Orn binding domain~TIGRFAM: ornithine carbamoyltransferase~COGs: COG0078 Ornithine carbamoyltransferase~InterPro IPR006130: IPR002292: IPR006132: IPR006131~KEGG: tai:Taci_0930 ornithine carbamoyltransferase~PFAM: aspartate/ornithine carbamoyltransferase Asp/Orn-binding region; aspartate/ornithine carbamoyltransferase carbamoyl-P binding domain~PRIAM: Ornithine carbamoyltransferase~SPTR: Ornithine carbamoyltransferase;~TIGRFAM: ornithine carbamoyltransferase): protein MAVNLKGRHFLTLLDFTPEEIEYLIDLSASLKLKKRAGIRGNALEGKSVALLFEKPSTRTRCAFTVACIDEGGHPEYLGKNDIQLGHKESVKDTARVLGRMFDGIQFRGFKQETVEELARYAGVPVWNGLTDMYHPTQILADFLTIKENFGYLKGIKLVFVGDGRNNMANSMMIGSAKLGLHFAIASPEGLRPSDELVKKCEEFNKVSGGTIEFFEDPKEAVKGAHAIYTDVWASMGEESKLAERIALLKPYQVNKELMAASGRNDTIFLHCLPAVKGNEVTEDVFESPQSKVFDEAENRLHTIKAVMVATIGNV from the coding sequence ATGGCTGTAAATTTGAAGGGAAGACATTTTCTCACACTTTTGGATTTCACCCCGGAGGAAATAGAATACTTGATCGATCTTTCTGCTTCTTTAAAACTGAAAAAACGCGCAGGCATAAGAGGAAATGCACTGGAAGGTAAAAGTGTTGCCCTTCTATTTGAAAAACCTTCCACAAGGACAAGGTGCGCATTTACTGTCGCTTGCATCGATGAGGGAGGACATCCAGAATACTTGGGGAAAAACGACATTCAATTAGGGCACAAGGAAAGCGTAAAGGATACCGCGAGAGTTCTAGGCAGAATGTTTGATGGCATCCAATTCAGAGGGTTCAAACAAGAAACAGTGGAAGAGCTCGCTAGGTACGCTGGCGTTCCCGTATGGAACGGTTTGACCGACATGTATCACCCAACCCAGATATTGGCTGACTTTCTCACGATAAAGGAAAATTTTGGGTACCTGAAGGGAATAAAGCTTGTCTTTGTGGGTGACGGCAGAAACAATATGGCGAACTCTATGATGATCGGTTCGGCCAAGTTGGGCTTACATTTTGCTATAGCTTCCCCGGAAGGGTTGAGACCTTCAGACGAACTTGTCAAAAAGTGCGAAGAGTTCAACAAGGTTTCTGGCGGGACAATTGAATTTTTCGAAGACCCGAAAGAAGCAGTAAAAGGAGCCCACGCAATATATACGGATGTGTGGGCCTCTATGGGGGAGGAGAGCAAGCTCGCCGAACGCATTGCCCTTTTGAAGCCCTATCAAGTTAATAAAGAGCTTATGGCCGCTTCCGGTCGCAATGACACTATCTTCCTTCACTGCTTACCTGCAGTAAAAGGAAACGAAGTTACGGAAGATGTATTCGAATCACCTCAATCCAAAGTTTTCGATGAAGCAGAGAACAGACTTCACACTATAAAAGCAGTAATGGTGGCAACGATAGGAAACGTTTAA
- a CDS encoding transcriptional regulator NikR, CopG family (PFAM: Ribbon-helix-helix protein, copG family; NikR C terminal nickel binding domain~TIGRFAM: nickel-responsive transcriptional regulator NikR~COGs: COG0864 transcriptional regulator protein containing the CopG/Arc/MetJ DNA-binding domain and a metal-binding domain~InterPro IPR014864~KEGG: aco:Amico_0869 transcriptional regulator NikR, CopG family~PFAM: NikR nickel binding~SPTR: Transcriptional regulator NikR, CopG family), with protein sequence MERLARFSISLPESLLEEFDRWIEKKGHTSRSDVLRQLIRNYISETYWEEGTKEVYGTVTLVYDHHSHDTAQELTSLQHDFNDIIVCSTHIHIDHDHCFEVVVLRGSSDKVKEFVDALNGLKSVHHTKPVFTAIV encoded by the coding sequence ATGGAACGGTTAGCTCGCTTCAGCATATCGCTGCCGGAATCTTTGTTGGAAGAATTTGATCGTTGGATAGAGAAAAAAGGGCATACCAGCAGATCGGACGTGCTTAGGCAATTGATTAGGAATTACATCTCAGAAACTTACTGGGAGGAAGGCACCAAAGAAGTCTATGGCACCGTTACCCTTGTTTACGACCATCACTCCCACGACACAGCGCAGGAACTTACCTCACTCCAACACGATTTCAACGACATAATAGTGTGTTCGACACACATACACATAGACCATGACCACTGTTTTGAGGTAGTGGTACTGAGGGGTTCATCTGATAAAGTGAAAGAATTTGTCGATGCTCTGAATGGCCTGAAGAGCGTTCATCACACTAAACCGGTATTCACGGCTATAGTATAA
- a CDS encoding hypothetical protein (KEGG: tai:Taci_1360 hypothetical protein~SPTR: Putative regulatory protein, FmdB) — MTQEKKRTFRCAMCGEIFTLEGDKNEIKCPKCRSKAVILESGDSVGKKRGCAPSG; from the coding sequence ATGACTCAGGAAAAGAAAAGAACCTTTCGTTGTGCTATGTGTGGAGAAATCTTTACGTTGGAAGGGGACAAAAACGAGATAAAATGCCCTAAATGTCGTTCAAAGGCCGTAATCCTCGAGTCGGGGGATTCTGTTGGCAAGAAAAGAGGTTGCGCCCCTTCAGGGTGA
- a CDS encoding Nitrilase/cyanide hydratase and apolipoprotein N-acyltransferase (PFAM: Carbon-nitrogen hydrolase~COGs: COG0388 amidohydrolase~InterPro IPR003010~KEGG: tai:Taci_0928 nitrilase/cyanide hydratase and apolipoprotein N-acyltransferase~PFAM: Nitrilase/cyanide hydratase and apolipoprotein N-acyltransferase~SPTR: Nitrilase/cyanide hydratase and apolipoprotein N-acyltransferase), protein MIEKSISISIIQCKDKYDNLMQIKDRMAEILNRENSDVDLILMPEFQLAPPSKTEEIERVLLASFKGYAERLGCWIVCGSIPCISDEGLTQRTYVINDAGIVAGHYDEIHLGPINVREDKYVHGNKPFFFNFGDSKISVATANDLYFPEFIRSMALAQVSVVCSPVFCPLEMAEIFSSMLVTRAFENDILIVRSGNLEGISAVSPNGTVLAKTTADFEEQIKLKIDMTKLKKASCSRYFRYVRKDLYFY, encoded by the coding sequence ATGATTGAAAAATCTATTTCCATATCAATTATCCAATGTAAGGATAAATATGACAACCTGATGCAAATAAAAGACCGTATGGCTGAAATTTTGAACAGAGAAAACAGTGATGTCGATCTGATCCTAATGCCTGAGTTCCAGCTTGCGCCACCATCGAAAACCGAAGAGATAGAAAGGGTGCTTTTAGCTTCCTTTAAAGGTTATGCAGAACGCTTAGGCTGTTGGATTGTTTGCGGGAGTATTCCATGCATATCTGACGAAGGTCTTACTCAGAGGACCTATGTTATAAACGATGCTGGTATAGTTGCTGGACATTATGATGAAATTCATTTAGGTCCCATAAATGTAAGGGAAGACAAATATGTTCATGGAAACAAGCCGTTTTTCTTCAATTTTGGAGATAGTAAAATTTCAGTAGCTACGGCAAACGACCTGTATTTTCCTGAATTTATTAGGTCAATGGCATTAGCTCAAGTCTCTGTAGTATGTTCTCCTGTATTTTGTCCTCTGGAAATGGCAGAAATCTTTTCCTCTATGTTGGTAACAAGAGCTTTCGAGAACGATATCTTAATCGTAAGAAGTGGAAATTTAGAAGGGATATCTGCCGTGAGTCCAAACGGGACAGTTCTTGCCAAGACAACGGCAGATTTTGAAGAGCAAATAAAACTAAAAATAGATATGACTAAATTGAAGAAAGCCTCGTGTTCCAGATACTTTCGTTACGTCAGGAAAGACCTTTATTTTTATTGA